From the genome of Nicotiana tabacum cultivar K326 chromosome 17, ASM71507v2, whole genome shotgun sequence:
GTGGACCACCAAACAAATGGAGGGCCAGAAATCAAAAGACATCATGATACAGCACTGACTAGCATAGATATAAACAATTTGGAAGCTAGAGTTAAGAAGCAAGAGGGAGATGATGTACAAGAAATAAACAAAAGCATGAATGATGTGTCATTAAATCTTGAAAATAAGAAGGAACTAAATGAGCAGAAAGTTGAGCTCATTGGACCAGATGAGAAGGGAACAAAGAGCTGTCAACTGAAGCCTGAGGTCCCCTGTTGTTCTAACTCTTGTAGTACCATTTCAAGTGGTTCTAAAGTGACAAAATCCACCAATAAGAGAGTAACCATTCACATGAAAAAGAACGAATCATTGCAAGGCCAGTTTGGGAAGCTAATAATTCTACCTGATTCACTAGAAGAGCTATTCAGAGTAGCAGGTAAATTACTTTTCATTTTAGGAAAATTAAAGAACCACATTGTTATGCGATTTTTTTTATCACACTGCAATTTTGTGCAACTGCAGGTCAAAGATTTGGAGGCtacaatttcaagaaagctgtaAATGCAGAGGATGCTGAAATAGATGACATTGATGTCATCAGAGATGGCGACCATTTGTTTTTCCTTTAACAAGAATCCTTGAGCATTGAATATAATCCTAAAggaaaattatgagaaatttagagaatgcTCAGAGGATACAAGCAATTGTATATTGATCTCATTTTGTAAATGTTAGGCTAAATGATCAATCTTTGTATCTCCAAAGGGAGAAATCAAAATTGCAAATTAATACATCAGTTTCAAGAATATCTTCGACTCACTACAGAAGGATTACACTATATACCCTGTTCTTTTCATGAATAACATACAACTTTTAAAATTGCAACTATCTCGTGTGCTCTACACAAACAAGATGTTTAACAAGAATTTCCTGCCTCAAGTCTTGCTCTTGATAGAAGTTCCAGAAGTATCAATTGACAAGCTTCAGATGAAAATTTCAGCGAGCTCCATCTAAATTAACATTTATGAATAAGCTTCCATGAGGTCACTTGCAACCTAATAAACCGATTAAAATAAGTTCGAATTCCATCTGCGCTTGCTGAAAAATGTTCTCATGGGTCCTCTGCATCCGCCAATATTGAAAAAATTCTTCTCGCAAACGTAGTATCACTGACTTCTAGAAATTATTGGGATAGGATGAGCTTCTGTGTTGAATACATACTCATCCAACGGGATTGTGGTGCTATTACCAAACAGCAAATAGAGGTATTTGAGTGTTTCACCCAAGAAAAATGTCTCCATCTTGTCTCTTCTTCGTGGAGGAAGCACAGTGACATCGTCAAGAGAAGTGTAACCTCCAGAATCGACTTTTGTGTACTTCTCAAATGCCTCAAAAATTTGCCACCCCCATTCACGATACCTATCCACCAAATCAACAAAACTTATCTGTAAAAAAACATaaagtgaatatatatatatcaaagttCATAAATCAACTGAAAAATAAGAACATACTTTGAATCGCCAGTAATACGATAGAGTACAAACAATGATTCAACGGTTTCGGGACGCAAAAGATTGTGACGATCGGCAGGCTTTATGATTATGTCATTCAAATATTTCGAACTTTTGTTTCCACCACCAGGGCCACCTTCAGAATTTCCCTGCTTGAAGAAAACAAGATAACAAAAAACATTAGAATGCAAGAATTTTCCAATTATGTCAAAATAGAGAATACTCAAGACGGGTTTGATATATGAACACTATCGTCAATTTATCTTACGTCTCTCTATTGATGAAATTAGATCATTCAAGTTGTAATAGGCACAATCTCACTCTGATTGTTTGCCAGATTTGTTTGATTGATTGGACTAGCATTAAGTTATTCTTACATCTTTTACAACCACTAAATATGTGTTGCATCTAGAATAATTGACATTATACATACATAAGAAGTTTAGAGTATGAaacaagatttttcaaattttcacaaactCCCCCTCctcaaaaaataatttgaagatcGACAGGGGAAAACTGAAAGCAGCACTTTACATAACAGTTGCCAAAAGtgatgaaagaaataaaaaatgtttAACTCACCTCAATATTGAAATAAGCTATTTCTGGAGCAAGGCCAGTAAAGGTTACTGAGTATATTTCCACGCATGTCTTAGCCAGATCTTCAGCAAGCTTTAGGTTTTCCATATCTTCAAAAGTGAGCAAGTTCTCTTTCATAGCCCTTTCCTTTGTGAACCCCTTTGTAGCGCCAAGGGCCAGGGTACCGGGAAGGAAACACACCTGAGGATGATGTCAAATGATATCAAACTTATAAGAACAGACATCAATATCTAAAATCAAACTTTCATATATTTAGGAATGTAAATTTCATTGTGAATAAAAAAGAAAGAGGCACGAAAAGTATGTTTTCCTCTAAATCAAGACTAGACACTTTAATAAAAAACACATTACTAAAATATATAGCTAGGTCGGTAGGTAAAGGTATCTCAATGTCTGCCACTTGTAATCCATCATAAATCAACACAGGCAGAAGAGAAAAGTGAAACTTATGGCCAGCGATTTTAGTACGTTAAACTCTTGAGTGAGAAAAATGATTGATAAATTTGAAAACCTTCTATAAACATACAAAATTTAAATTATAGAATTGGCTAAGTATATTAAGGAGAGTATTGAAATGTAGGTTGGGAtgatctttttttctttctttctttactGCAGATAAATTTGGCATCATGCAGCTGATTCCTTGTCAGTCCCATTTCGACTTTTCCATCTTTGGTTTCTGAATCACAGCTAGAAAAGAATAATAACAGAAATGGCATACCAGGTGATCCATCTTTGGACTGAAACCACCTTCTCGCCCATAAGGCAATTCTCCCACAAAGAGCAAGCCGTTTGGAACAGATTTGCGTACAAGAAGGTGCCTGACACCTTTAATTGCTTCGACATACATATCGTACAAGTATGAACAGTTAGTTCCTCGCTGCTGAAGCCACACTTTAATAAGATACTCATAGTAGCTATCACCACGAGATCCAAGTCTAATATTGTCTCCACTAAAGTCTCCAGATTGAGGGCTGACATCATCATAAGCACAAACGAAAAGTCAATGGGTATAACAGTTCTATATTTTCTAATCCAACAGTAAACACTAATGAAAAAAATCCAAACTCCACTCATTCTTAGACTTGTACTCTGCACGGTTAAATTGCAGCTTTTGGCTGAGAGATATTTATGTGGCAAAGAAATGGCACAAATATCAACGGAAGTGGCTGAGAACAAGGAACAAAAGATGTGGTAGTGGAAGCATGTCTGAAGCAAGTGAACAAGATATTTGCACATTGACTCATTAAGAGACCCTAACCACAACTAAATGCTACTCTTTTATATGTTAGGGAATCATGAGTGTAGATATGCAAATAAAGCTACTGAACTATTGCAGAgatgttcttttttcttctttttttttggaaggGTTGTGGTGAGATTTCTGGAAAACATGATTGCATCTTTCTAATATAATAGATAGTGAAGAAGGAATTGCCAATGGAACAAATTAGTttaattagtttagtttaatAGTAAATCTTATTGTATAATCAGGAAATAAAACAGTAACCAACAACATAGATACAACTGGATATAGAAAAACTGTTATGGTTTTCCTGCATGTTGAATAGGAGGGGAAAAGAATAATTAAAAGAAGTTTATTGATTCTAGAGACATAGAGTGAACTGCAAACTGTTTTCATCATAATTTGGTTTTAACAGTTAATTTTGCCAGAAGAGCTATATATACTTTACAAGAAAATAAGAAACAGACAGAACATAGAAAAGGCTTTTATCATATGGCTCTGTTACCATTGCGTTGAATGCCCTACATTGTTGGAAGTTGAGATATGTATAGCTCCCAAAacaataataacaggtaaagaaGACACATTTCAAGATACTGGAATAATTGCAGCACATGATATAattactattcagatattagctGGGCAAACATCTGCCTACACAAGTCCTGGAATAGGAAAATAGGAGTTTAGTTACTTACCTTATGTATATAGGGACCAGTCCCTCCACCTTTGGCAAAGTCTTTATATGTTGTAGAACCTTCATGGCTTCTATGCTATACTTCGCATCACCTGTTAGATAACTAAGATAATTGAATTCAAGCTGTAGAGTTGCAACTTCAGCAGTGCTACTCAGACCATCAGGGGCAGGATGTGCAGACTTTTCACGCAGGACAACATCACTGTATGGAATATCGGAGGGACTTGTTGTAAAAGCAGTAAGTAGACGATCAGCCAAGTTCCTAGCATTTTCCAGGTAAATAGATGGTTTAGGCCCCTTGTGTCCTGGAATTCCCCCTTGATTCCCACCACTTAAGTGATAAGCACTCAAAAGACCCCCTAGAACTCGTATTGTAGTTTCAAAGAGATTAACTTGGCCTTTCCCTTCAATCTTCTCAGTAAGATGTTTCTCAATCCACGAGCCTGCTTCATATACGACCTCATCAGCTCCCATAATCATAGCCGTGTCTAAAGCATCGATAACTGTAGCTCCCAAACCTCCTAAACCGTCAACCCCTCTATGGCTCAAGGGCATAAGTTCATCAAAACCCATGGCATAGGATTTGTAGCCAGACCAGGCATGGATAAATGCCTCTTTAACCTTCTGTTGTCTTGCTATCCATTCAGGTTCAGCTCTTTTCGTAGACTCTTGAATAGATCTATTCCTACTACTTATTTCATCGGGAGATAACCGAGGTGGAAGTCTAGGTGGTTTTCTCCAAAATCTCCTGAATTTGCCGCTTCCATGAGTCATGATATTTTCTCCTTCCTTAGATCCATCATTTTTTGCTACACCATCAGATACAGGATGGACATCACTTTTATGAGCCAGTATTAGATATGCTAAACCACCAATCATCAGTAACACAAGAAATTTCCCAGTGCTACATTTTAAATAATCACGTTTTCCATTACTGGTTAATAGAACCTGAGAAATTACCTGAAAAAATGAGGAAACTATAAAATTTCAGTGTACAAGAAAATACATAATTCTGCTGCAGAAATATAAAGACTCTTTTCAAGGAGTGAAAATGATCTTGGGAGTTATCTCAAATTTACCAGGAAGAACTTATAGGTGAATCAACATTGCAAGGAAAATGGTCAGAGATAATAAAAGACGAAAAAGATCTTATCTATAGCTGCATTAATTGCTTTTACGTAGTCTACTCAAATATGTTAGCAATAACATCGTGCATTTATCACATGGCAATGAAGTCCAAATCTTATACTAGTTGAAATGGCAATTAAAATATAGTAATCACCAGCCTTCAACCAAAGTTACTATCTTTTTTTCGTCTGTAGTTTTTATAGGCTGAGATATAATAATGCTTTTCAATGTGTCCGCATACTAAGATTCACAACATAAATAAGTTATGTAGCAGAAAGGCGGTTTCGTGCAAGTACAACACTGTTGCAGCACCCTTTCATGAAATGAAGTGCATACCAAGGTCCAAAAGCTAAATCCTTCCCCCCACCCCCATCCCCCAAACCCACAAGAAGATGAACTaaaagaaaactttcaaaatgagATTGACCACGGTtaaaaagcataaaaatataccaaTCTGAAGCTCCACTTAGAGATTCAATAAGATAGCTAAAAAGATGGTATTAATAATTAACTAAGcacaaaaaagggaaaaaacatGCTTCAAGTGGTACAAGTGATATGATCAGCTCAATGTCAAAGCCTATTTGAGCCTTCTTCATAAATTaggaaatttaatatttaaacataATCTTTTACGCTAGTTATAtatcaaatcaagttcaagaAGAACAAATGTTTGACTTGCCTCTATTTATATCCACTTGCAGTATTAGAGGTATAtaaattttttctctttttaccgGATTGGCTGTTACTTTCCGCATCAATTTTGGATTCAATTCCACAATTGCACCAGTCATAATAAGCAAATTTTAGTTCATATAAGACCAAAAAAacaatttttctctctcttcaaacTAATCAGGGCATTTCCACTATATCCTATGAATAAACCTTAACAAACTCAGAAAAACCAATCCTTTTATTAAAAAATCGATCCTGTAATCCATTTAACAGAGAAATCAAGATAATTTCGAAAATGAAAACAAGATTCAAAGGTACAAAGTTTGATTGAGCTGACCTGAGATACGGATCGTTGGCGGAACTTGGCGTTATCATAATGCACATCTTTCACCGAGTAAGGCAATGAATTCGACATCTCTAGatcaagaaaaaataaattacaaCCAACTTCAGATTCTCAATTATGCTCTGCCTTAAAGCAGACTCAAACTACAATCATACGCGTGTACATTTATCCACTATACTA
Proteins encoded in this window:
- the LOC107783782 gene encoding mannosyl-oligosaccharide 1,2-alpha-mannosidase MNS3 → MSNSLPYSVKDVHYDNAKFRQRSVSQVISQVLLTSNGKRDYLKCSTGKFLVLLMIGGLAYLILAHKSDVHPVSDGVAKNDGSKEGENIMTHGSGKFRRFWRKPPRLPPRLSPDEISSRNRSIQESTKRAEPEWIARQQKVKEAFIHAWSGYKSYAMGFDELMPLSHRGVDGLGGLGATVIDALDTAMIMGADEVVYEAGSWIEKHLTEKIEGKGQVNLFETTIRVLGGLLSAYHLSGGNQGGIPGHKGPKPSIYLENARNLADRLLTAFTTSPSDIPYSDVVLREKSAHPAPDGLSSTAEVATLQLEFNYLSYLTGDAKYSIEAMKVLQHIKTLPKVEGLVPIYISPQSGDFSGDNIRLGSRGDSYYEYLIKVWLQQRGTNCSYLYDMYVEAIKGVRHLLVRKSVPNGLLFVGELPYGREGGFSPKMDHLVCFLPGTLALGATKGFTKERAMKENLLTFEDMENLKLAEDLAKTCVEIYSVTFTGLAPEIAYFNIEGNSEGGPGGGNKSSKYLNDIIIKPADRHNLLRPETVESLFVLYRITGDSKYREWGWQIFEAFEKYTKVDSGGYTSLDDVTVLPPRRRDKMETFFLGETLKYLYLLFGNSTTIPLDEYVFNTEAHPIPIISRSQ